The following nucleotide sequence is from Deltaproteobacteria bacterium.
TAGTTATTACTTCATAAACGTTTCACGATCGACGTTTATGTAGCTCATCTTGTCTCGTCCTTCCGCGAATGTCCTTCATTATCGAAGATTTCGTACCCGGCATGGGGATTGCCAATTCTCCTCGAATCGGCCCCACTTCACCTCGCCCGGAGGAGGATTAAGGTATGAACACCGGCGACACCGCCTGGCTGCTCGTCTCCGCAGCGCTCGTCATGCTCATGACCCCCGGATTGGCGCTCTTTTACGGCGGAATGGTCCGGCAGAAGAACATCCTGGCCACCGTCATGCAATCGTTCATCGTTCTCGGGCTGATCAGTATCGAGTGGATGCTCGTCGGCTACAGCTTTTCCTTCGGGCCTGACCGCGGAGGCGTCATAGGAGACCTTTCGTGGTTCGCGCTGAACGGCGTCGGGCTCGACCCGTTCAAGGACTACGCGGCAACGGTCCCCCACCAGGCGTTCATGATCTACCAGATGATGTTCGCGGTCATCACCCCCGCCCTGATCACGGGAGCGTTCGCGGAACGGTTCAAGTTCTCCACGTATTTAGTGTTCGCCCTCCTGTGGTCGCTTCTTGTGTACAACCCGGTGGCCCACTGGGTGTGGGGGACCGGCGGATGGCTGCGCAACCTCGGGGTGCTCGATTTCGCCGGCGGGACCGTCGTCCACATCACCGCGGGTGTCAGCGCTCTCGCGGCGGCGCTCGCGGTCGGAAAGCGCCGCGGATACGGACTCGAAATCCTTGCCCCGCACAACCTGCCGATGACGGTGCTCGGCGCCGCGATCCTCTGGTTCGGCTGGTTCGGATTCAACGCGGGGAGCGCCCTTGCGGCGGGGAACCTCTCCACGAGCGCGTTCGTGAATACCCATATGGCCGCCGCGGCCGCGACCCTGACCTGGGTTTTCGCCGAGTGGATCCACCGTGGCAAGCCGACCGTACTCGGCGCGGCCTCCGGATGCATCGCGGGCCTCGGCACGATTACCCCTGCCTCCGGTTTCGTAGTGCCGGCCTCCGCCGTCGCCATCGGCGCCGTGGCGGGAGTCGTGTGCTACTGGGCGGTGATGATGAAGGGGAAACTTGGCTACGACGATTCGCTGGACGTGGTCGGCGTCCATTGCGTCGGCGGGACACTCGGGACCCTGGCCACCGGAGTGTTCGCCACTACCGCGGTCAACTCCGCAGGGGCCAACGGGCTTCTGTACGGAAATCCCAGGCAATTGGCCGTGCAGGCGTTGGCCGCAGGCGTGATCCTCGTCTACTCGTTTGCGGTGAGTTACGGCCTGTTCAAGGTTCTCGACAAGACCATGGGGCTTCGCGTGGCGGATGAACACGAAATCATGGGCCTGGACCTGTCGCAGCACGGGGAGGCGGGGTACAACTCGTAAATACCGGCCGCGGAGGGAAAAGGCGGCGGCTCACTGCGCCAGCGCGGCATTCCGGTTAGACAGCTCGACAGTGGTGGTTCCCCCGCGAACCGCCACCGGAAGGTCCCACACGATCTGCACGTTCCCGTGCAGCATGCGGGCGTACAGGAAGTACATGCCGTTTCCCAGCTTCACTTCCGCCGACCCGTCCTCCCGGACGGGGACGTTTTCTATCTTTATTCCCTTGAGTGAGTCGTCGAGCCCGACGGCGCTGCGGACGGCCTGTTCCTTGCCGATGACGAGGTTGGTGATCAGGTCGTAATAGAGTGTCCTGTACATCTGCTCGTAACGGTCCACGGTGGCCGCCAGCTCGATGACCTCCTCCCTGGGCATCATGGAAACGAACGTCCATCCCTTGGGTGCGAACCGATCGGTCGGAGAGAGCCGGAGATAGTCCCGCACGGGGCGTGACGAGATCCCGATGCGGTCGACCGTCGCTTCGTGCGCCCGCTCTCCCGGCGTTTTTCCATCCGCGAAGGTGAATTCCTTTGGGTCTACGTTCAGCAGGTACAGGCGGGTATCCTTGCCGCGGAC
It contains:
- a CDS encoding ammonium transporter gives rise to the protein MNTGDTAWLLVSAALVMLMTPGLALFYGGMVRQKNILATVMQSFIVLGLISIEWMLVGYSFSFGPDRGGVIGDLSWFALNGVGLDPFKDYAATVPHQAFMIYQMMFAVITPALITGAFAERFKFSTYLVFALLWSLLVYNPVAHWVWGTGGWLRNLGVLDFAGGTVVHITAGVSALAAALAVGKRRGYGLEILAPHNLPMTVLGAAILWFGWFGFNAGSALAAGNLSTSAFVNTHMAAAAATLTWVFAEWIHRGKPTVLGAASGCIAGLGTITPASGFVVPASAVAIGAVAGVVCYWAVMMKGKLGYDDSLDVVGVHCVGGTLGTLATGVFATTAVNSAGANGLLYGNPRQLAVQALAAGVILVYSFAVSYGLFKVLDKTMGLRVADEHEIMGLDLSQHGEAGYNS